The proteins below come from a single Malus domestica chromosome 03, GDT2T_hap1 genomic window:
- the LOC103443031 gene encoding putative serine/threonine-protein kinase-like protein CCR3: MTLSHEPFSLITTTILITTFISSLITPHNWRVANGLGLASTTAITYGNPTVCGIVADNPTQSIQCYQNTQTTISVQPNISFESISGGKSFFCGLRSGGFTLLCWETSLSSSNRFRPKRIYHSENVALTDLAVGDEQVCAREVNFRIVRCWRGRDNTSGVLFPSPGEALEFRTIASGRGFSCGISMNDRRVLCWGQSGVGDDIQTGFENVKMSSLVAGESHACGLSMNGTLVCRGNNDFGQLNVPSSTSTFQFSGLALGENFTCAIQRKNGFVVCWGGRNRFEYDSVVITNVSFELISAGLDFVCGVTTGNLSVICWGPGWSGSRDNLPLGMILPGPCVQGPCTSYVYPNSETLCGGSGKICRSCQVELPLALPLPPINQPTQASEPGFSLSITRNKLLLVFVLVGSVGAFAGLCTIVFCLWTGLCGSWLNRHDSVQTESFTDPNVGSSAARIANVPNAPLSSSSMKGSLSGSSSKHGDKTQSFHLAELSTATKHFSTENKIGAGSFGIVYKGKLADGREVAIKRGDTSTKTKKFQEKESAFDSELALLSRLHHKHLVKLVGSCEVNDERLLVYEYMSNGSLHDHLHGKNNVQENSCIVNSWKMRIKIALDAARGIEYLHNYAVPTIIHRDIKSSNILLDANWNARVSDFGLSLLGPESDQEIMSSKAVGTVGYIDPEYFVSNVLTAKSDVYGFGVVLLELLTGKRALFINSEDGGPMGVVEYAGPRIVAGQLQSMLDQRVGKPDLKEGEAVELVAYTAMHCVNLEGKERPSMTDIVANLERALALCEDDPFSFSTTTISFPSL, encoded by the coding sequence ATGACACTTTCACATGAACCCTTCTCTCTTATCACCACCACAATCTTGATCACAACCTTCATATCTTCTCTCATCACACCACATAATTGGAGGGTGGCCAATGGCCTTGGCCTAGCCTCCACCACAGCCATCACATATGGCAATCCAACGGTTTGTGGCATTGTGGCTGATAACCCCACACAGAGCATACAATGCTATCAAAACACTCAGACCACCATTTCAGTCCAACCCAATATTTCTTTTGAATCCATTTCTGGAGGCAAGAGCTTCTTCTGTGGCCTCAGGTCTGGAGGGTTTACCCTTCTCTGCTGGGAGACCAGCTTGTCTAGCTCAAATAGGTTTCGACCGAAACGAATATATCACAGTGAGAATGTAGCTTTGACTGATCTGGCTGTGGGTGATGAACAAGTTTGCGCCAGAGAAGTCAACTTTAGAATTGTCAGGTGCTGGAGAGGAAGAGATAATACTAGTGGGGTTTTGTTTCCCTCACCTGGGGAAGCATTGGAGTTTCGAACAATCGCATCGGGAAGAGGGTTTTCGTGTGGGATTTCGATGAATGATAGGAGAGTTCTGTGTTGGGGCCAGAGtggtgttggagatgatattCAAACAGGGTTTGAGAATGTGAAAATGTCAAGCCTTGTTGCAGGAGAATCTCATGCTTGTGGCTTGAGTATGAATGGAACATTGGTCTGCAGAGGAAACAATGATTTCGGGCAATTGAATGTACCTTCAAGTACTTCGACTTTCCAGTTTTCAGGCCTTGCGTTGGGGGAAAATTTTACTTGTGCCATTCAGCGAAAAAATGGATTTGTTGTATGCTGGGGAGGAAGAAACAGATTTGAATATGACAGTGTTGTAATTACAAATGTTTCATTTGAGTTAATTTCTGCAGGTTTGGATTTCGTGTGCGGCGTGACAACGGGTAACTTATCTGTCATTTGTTGGGGACCAGGGTGGTCTGGTTCTCGTGATAACCTTCCACTGGGAATGATTCTTCCTGGTCCATGTGTGCAGGGTCCATGTACTAGCTATGTGTACCCGAATTCGGAGACTCTTTGTGGTGGTTCAGGGAAAATATGCAGATCATGCCAGGTTGAACTCCCATTAGCACTTCCATTGCCTCCAATAAATCAACCTACCCAAGCTTCAGAGCCGGGTTTTTCGTTATCCATAACAAGAAATAAGCTTCTGTTGGTTTTTGTACTAGTTGGATCAGTTGGGGCATTTGCAGGACTCTGCACTATTGTCTTTTGCCTATGGACTGGACTGTGTGGTTCTTGGTTAAACCGTCATGACTCTGTGCAAACTGAAAGTTTTACTGATCCAAATGTGGGTTCTTCTGCTGCTAGAATCGCCAATGTTCCTAATGCTCCATTAAGTTCAAGTTCCATGAAGGGCAGTTTAAGTGGTTCATCTTCAAAGCACGGTGACAAGACTCAGTCATTTCACCTGGCAGAACTTTCTACTGCCACCAAACATTTCTCAACCGAAAACAAGATCGGTGCTGGGAGCTTTGGCATTGTCTATAAAGGCAAGCTTGCGGATGGTCGTGAAGTGGCCATCAAGAGGGGAGATACAAGTACCAAGACCAAGAAATTTCAGGAGAAAGAGAGCGCGTTTGACTCCGAATTAGCATTGTTGTCCCGGCTTCACCACAAGCACTTGGTGAAGCTAGTGGGATCCTGTGAAGTTAACGATGAGAGGCTTTTGGTTTACGAGTACATGAGCAACGGTTCGCTTCATGATCACTTGCATGGCAAGAACAATGTGCAGGAAAATAGCTGCATTGTGAATTCTTGGAAAATGAGGATAAAAATTGCGCTTGATGCAGCCAGGGGAATAGAGTACCTTCACAATTATGCAGTGCCAACAATAATTCACAGGGACATCAAGTCCTCAAACATTCTTTTGGATGCAAATTGGAATGCAAGGGTATCCGATTTTGGACTGTCATTATTGGGGCCGGAATCAGACCAAGAGATCATGTCGTCCAAAGCGGTTGGAACAGTTGGGTACATTGATCCCGAGTACTTTGTGTCAAACGTTTTGACAGCAAAGAGTGACGTATACGGATTTGGAGTGGTGCTATTGGAGCTTTTGACAGGGAAGAGGGCTCTGTTTATAAATAGTGAAGACGGAGGTCCAATGGGGGTTGTGGAATACGCAGGGCCGCGAATAGTGGCAGGGCAGCTGCAAAGCATGTTGGATCAAAGGGTGGGGAAGCCGGACCTGAAGGAAGGCGAAGCTGTTGAGCTAGTGGCTTATACTGCTATGCATTGTGTGAACTTGGAGGGGAAGGAACGGCCTAGCATGACTGACATTGTTGCCAATTTAGAGAGGGCTCTTGCTCTTTGCGAGGATGATCCTTTTAGCTTCTCTACTACCACAATTTCCTTCCCCTCGTTGTAA